One genomic region from Evansella sp. LMS18 encodes:
- the helD gene encoding RNA polymerase recycling motor HelD, with protein MNFELQQEQKRVESVMKTITDEINRLEEETSRRKNEVIQIRKHFWDEVKVNTDTFDDYLETVIGLRQEAQALSVSQSTHRHASKRLSTLRRMEEIPYFGRIDFVEEGDLTEDQFYIGLSSLKDHNGENFLVYDWRAPVSSVYYDYQPGPAKYETPGGTIEGKLEKKWQYLIREGVLQSMFDTSLTIRDEVLQQVLGKGTDKQMHNIVATIQQEQNRIIRHDRGRLLIVHGAAGSGKTSAALQRIAYLLYKYRNRLNADQILLFSPNSMFSSYVSNVLPELGEENMQQVTFQEYLNRRLSNEFQVENPYELLEYVLTKANTPSYRSRLESTRFKASTRFFDAIQLYRQSLELSGMRFKDITFSGKPIVTAQQITEWFYSNDTSLRFHNRLEKLVEWLLKEIKEVQRVEWKKAWVQEEIELLSNEEYHRAHRYLAEKRGFKREAIADYEMEPKALAQLIVHQKLKPLKKRVRAFRFIDFKAIYKQLFADPKQIERWMEGETPVQWTDICQVTLKMLDENKLLYEDATPFLLLKELIQGFQSNSSIKQIVVDEAQDYSPFQFEFLKRLFPAARMTVLGDFNQAIFAHASERADFNTLTSLYGADETELINITRSYRSTKPIIEFTRRLVPNGDKIVPFERKGEKPVLKQVTDHAELHSCIAAKVAEYRSLGLNSIAIICKSAEESARAYESLTGIDEIKLLKSSSIEYEQGVVVVPSYLSKGIEFDAVIIYDASVHVYSDESLRRVFYTACTRAMHYLLLYSVGEPSPLIQNVLREGFIQA; from the coding sequence TTGAATTTTGAACTTCAGCAGGAGCAAAAGCGAGTAGAAAGTGTAATGAAAACAATCACGGATGAAATCAACAGATTGGAAGAGGAAACTTCCAGGCGTAAGAATGAAGTGATACAAATCCGCAAGCACTTTTGGGATGAAGTCAAAGTGAATACGGATACCTTTGATGATTACCTTGAGACCGTTATCGGCTTGCGGCAAGAAGCTCAAGCTCTGTCTGTTAGCCAAAGTACTCATAGACATGCTTCAAAACGCTTATCAACACTAAGGCGAATGGAGGAGATTCCTTATTTTGGCCGGATCGACTTTGTCGAAGAAGGGGATTTAACTGAGGATCAATTCTATATTGGCCTTTCCTCGCTTAAGGATCATAATGGAGAAAATTTCCTGGTCTACGACTGGAGGGCTCCGGTCTCGAGTGTCTACTACGATTATCAGCCTGGTCCGGCTAAGTATGAAACACCTGGTGGTACAATCGAAGGCAAATTGGAGAAAAAATGGCAATATCTTATCCGCGAGGGCGTTCTTCAATCGATGTTCGATACGAGCCTCACCATTAGAGACGAGGTTTTACAGCAGGTTCTCGGTAAAGGTACTGACAAACAGATGCACAATATCGTAGCGACCATTCAACAGGAGCAAAACCGGATTATTCGCCATGACCGCGGGAGGCTGCTGATTGTTCACGGTGCAGCAGGCAGTGGCAAGACATCAGCCGCCCTGCAACGAATTGCTTATTTACTCTACAAATACCGAAATCGGCTGAATGCTGATCAAATCCTTCTTTTTTCGCCTAATTCAATGTTTAGCAGTTACGTGTCCAATGTGCTGCCAGAACTTGGTGAAGAGAATATGCAACAGGTCACATTTCAGGAATACTTGAATCGTCGTCTGAGTAATGAGTTTCAAGTTGAAAATCCATATGAGCTATTGGAGTATGTTTTAACTAAGGCGAATACTCCTTCGTACAGATCAAGACTTGAAAGTACCCGTTTTAAAGCGTCTACCCGATTTTTTGATGCGATTCAATTATATAGACAGTCACTGGAATTATCAGGAATGAGATTTAAGGACATTACCTTCAGTGGAAAACCAATTGTAACTGCTCAACAAATAACAGAATGGTTTTACAGTAATGATACTTCACTCCGCTTTCATAACAGACTTGAAAAATTGGTGGAATGGCTGCTTAAAGAAATAAAAGAGGTCCAAAGGGTCGAATGGAAAAAGGCGTGGGTACAGGAGGAAATCGAGCTCCTTAGCAACGAGGAATACCATAGGGCGCATCGTTACTTAGCAGAAAAACGAGGCTTTAAAAGGGAAGCGATTGCCGACTATGAGATGGAGCCAAAAGCACTTGCCCAATTGATTGTTCACCAAAAATTGAAGCCGTTAAAAAAACGAGTCCGAGCGTTTCGTTTCATTGATTTTAAGGCAATTTACAAGCAACTTTTTGCAGATCCTAAGCAAATCGAGCGTTGGATGGAAGGGGAAACACCGGTACAATGGACGGATATTTGCCAAGTGACGCTGAAAATGCTGGATGAAAATAAATTATTATATGAGGATGCAACTCCATTTTTACTTTTGAAAGAGCTGATACAAGGCTTTCAGAGCAACAGCTCAATCAAACAGATTGTTGTTGATGAGGCTCAGGATTATTCACCATTTCAATTTGAGTTTTTGAAACGATTGTTTCCGGCGGCAAGGATGACAGTACTTGGCGACTTTAATCAGGCGATATTCGCCCATGCCAGCGAAAGAGCTGATTTCAACACACTAACAAGCCTTTACGGAGCAGATGAAACGGAATTGATCAATATCACACGAAGTTACCGTTCTACGAAACCGATTATTGAATTTACTCGAAGACTCGTTCCTAATGGAGATAAGATTGTTCCATTTGAACGAAAAGGTGAGAAACCTGTGCTGAAACAAGTGACAGATCACGCAGAACTGCACAGCTGCATTGCAGCCAAAGTTGCAGAATATCGAAGTCTTGGACTAAATAGCATTGCAATCATATGCAAATCTGCTGAGGAAAGTGCACGTGCATATGAATCCCTGACTGGTATTGATGAGATTAAACTTTTAAAGAGCAGCTCGATTGAATATGAGCAAGGAGTTGTTGTAGTGCCATCGTATTTGTCCAAGGGAATTGAATTCGATGCCGTCATCATTTATGATGCATCAGTGCATGTATACAGTGATGAGAGTCTGCGCAGAGTTTTCTACACTGCCTGCACAAGAGCGATGCATTATTTGCTGCTTTACAGCGTAGGTGAACCTAGCCCGTTAATACAAAATGTCTTACGAGAAGGTTTCATCCAAGCTTGA
- the ilvD gene encoding dihydroxy-acid dehydratase: MSKNISKSRSSVFNDINRAPNRAMIRAMGINDEDFNKPFVGIASTWSEVTPCNMHIDKLALKTKEGTLENGGTPFIFNTITVSDGISMGTEGMRYSLPSREVIADSIETVIGAQNYDGVVAIGGCDKNMPGCMIAIGRLNLPSVFVYGGTIRPGKADGKDIDIVSAFEAVGKYNNGDIDRDELHKIECQACPGAGSCGGMYTANTMASAIEAMGMSLPGSSSNPAETKEKLTDCAEAGKAVMNLLDKGITPKDIMTKQAFENAITVVMALGGSTNAVLHLLAIAHTVDVDLDLDDFERIRERVPHIADLKPSGRYVMEDLSEIGGVPGVMKLLLEKGLLHGDCMTVTGKTLEQNLAEVEPLREGQEIISFENPKRKTGPLVILKGNLAPEGALAKMSGLKIKEITGPARVFNTEADATEAVLNNEINSGDIIVIRYVGPKGGPGMAEMLSITAIVVGKGLGEKVGLITDGRFSGGTHGLVVGHISPEAQVGGPIALIKEGDMITINSETQELQVDISPEEFEVRAKEWSAPQQNLKGYLSKYARLVSSASKGAITD, translated from the coding sequence ATGAGTAAAAATATTTCAAAAAGCCGTAGTTCCGTTTTTAACGATATTAACCGTGCCCCAAATCGTGCAATGATCAGGGCAATGGGGATTAATGATGAGGACTTTAATAAACCCTTTGTAGGAATTGCTAGCACATGGAGTGAAGTTACACCGTGTAACATGCATATTGATAAGTTAGCTCTAAAGACAAAGGAAGGAACTTTAGAGAATGGGGGAACTCCTTTTATTTTCAATACGATTACAGTATCAGATGGTATCTCTATGGGAACTGAAGGGATGCGTTATTCATTACCGAGTCGGGAAGTCATAGCGGATTCTATTGAAACAGTAATCGGTGCTCAAAATTATGACGGTGTTGTAGCTATTGGTGGATGCGATAAAAATATGCCAGGATGTATGATTGCGATAGGACGTTTAAATTTGCCGTCTGTATTTGTGTATGGGGGAACAATTCGACCCGGAAAAGCAGATGGGAAAGACATAGATATTGTTTCTGCGTTTGAGGCAGTCGGAAAATACAATAATGGAGATATAGACCGTGATGAACTACATAAAATTGAGTGTCAGGCCTGTCCGGGAGCTGGGTCATGTGGCGGGATGTATACAGCAAATACAATGGCCTCGGCCATCGAAGCAATGGGAATGAGTCTGCCAGGAAGTTCTTCCAATCCAGCTGAAACGAAAGAAAAATTAACAGATTGTGCAGAAGCAGGCAAAGCAGTGATGAATTTACTGGATAAAGGGATTACTCCAAAGGATATTATGACTAAACAAGCGTTTGAGAATGCAATCACAGTTGTAATGGCTCTTGGTGGATCTACTAACGCAGTACTCCATTTACTTGCTATTGCTCATACAGTTGATGTTGACCTTGACTTAGATGATTTTGAGCGGATCAGAGAGCGTGTGCCGCATATTGCAGATCTTAAACCAAGCGGGCGATATGTTATGGAAGACTTGTCAGAAATTGGAGGCGTGCCGGGAGTAATGAAATTACTTCTTGAAAAGGGGCTTCTTCACGGTGATTGTATGACAGTTACTGGGAAAACACTCGAACAAAATCTTGCGGAAGTGGAACCATTAAGAGAAGGTCAGGAAATTATCTCTTTTGAAAATCCTAAGCGCAAAACAGGGCCTTTAGTTATTTTGAAAGGAAACTTGGCACCTGAGGGAGCTTTAGCAAAAATGTCCGGATTAAAAATAAAAGAAATAACCGGCCCTGCTCGTGTGTTTAATACAGAAGCAGATGCTACTGAAGCTGTGTTAAACAATGAGATTAATTCAGGAGATATTATAGTGATCCGCTATGTAGGTCCTAAGGGTGGCCCAGGGATGGCTGAAATGCTGTCTATTACTGCCATCGTAGTCGGAAAAGGTTTAGGCGAAAAGGTCGGTTTAATAACTGATGGTAGATTTTCAGGAGGTACACATGGATTAGTCGTTGGTCATATTTCTCCTGAAGCACAGGTCGGTGGACCAATAGCATTAATTAAAGAAGGAGATATGATAACGATCAATAGTGAGACTCAGGAACTCCAGGTCGATATTTCACCAGAAGAATTTGAGGTAAGAGCAAAGGAATGGTCTGCTCCACAACAAAATTTAAAAGGGTATCTTTCTAAATACGCACGTTTAGTTTCCTCGGCATCGAAAGGGGCAATAACTGATTAG
- a CDS encoding transaldolase family protein, translating to MEILIDSANIKEISRLIDLYPIDGVTTNPTIIAKEKETFLPLVQEIKGHIGNEKTLHVQTLSTKANDIVNEALILTDQLDGNVYVKIPVIPEGIKAMKTLHQEGVKLTATAVITPLQALMAAKAGADYVAPYVNRVSNLSADGTQVVGEIVNIFNNYQLSTKVLGASFKNVDQIKQVALNGSHAITASPDMIDAIQEHLLTEWSVNQFSSDWKNAFGENSVPFSK from the coding sequence ATGGAAATACTCATAGACAGTGCAAATATTAAAGAGATAAGCAGGTTGATTGATCTTTATCCGATCGACGGGGTTACAACGAATCCCACTATCATTGCGAAAGAAAAAGAAACCTTTCTGCCTCTCGTTCAAGAGATTAAGGGTCATATTGGAAATGAAAAAACGCTCCATGTTCAAACGTTATCCACGAAAGCAAATGATATTGTTAATGAAGCACTGATTTTAACTGATCAATTAGATGGAAATGTTTACGTGAAAATTCCTGTAATCCCTGAGGGAATTAAAGCGATGAAAACACTTCATCAAGAAGGAGTGAAGTTGACTGCAACAGCTGTCATAACCCCGTTACAAGCATTGATGGCAGCAAAGGCTGGCGCTGATTACGTGGCACCATATGTCAATCGAGTAAGTAACCTTTCTGCAGATGGAACACAAGTAGTGGGGGAGATTGTCAACATATTTAACAACTATCAGCTCTCAACAAAAGTATTGGGTGCCAGCTTCAAAAACGTTGACCAAATCAAACAAGTTGCCTTAAATGGAAGTCATGCAATTACAGCAAGCCCGGATATGATTGACGCAATTCAAGAACATTTACTGACTGAATGGAGCGTGAACCAATTCAGTTCAGATTGGAAGAATGCATTTGGGGAAAATTCAGTTCCATTTTCTAAATAG
- a CDS encoding polysaccharide deacetylase family protein, with translation MKKIIKICSITIIILIAVSYLLNELSQSRTFQFFGGLVTSVETDEKVVALTFDDGPGVNTHEILDILRKHDVKGTFYLTGYEIEKYLDDASKIVDEGHEIGNHSYSHQRMVFKSPSFIKEEIERTDELIRQIGYEGEITFRPPYGRRLVLLPYYLSMQDRDTIFMNLEPESYPEVADDADEIVNHVAEKIKPGSIILLHVMYESRRESLNSVEGVITTLKEEGYTFVTISELLEYGL, from the coding sequence ATGAAAAAAATAATTAAAATTTGCAGCATAACCATCATAATACTGATTGCTGTAAGTTATTTATTAAATGAATTATCTCAATCAAGAACGTTCCAATTCTTTGGTGGTTTAGTTACCAGTGTAGAAACAGACGAGAAAGTTGTAGCTTTAACGTTTGACGATGGGCCTGGGGTAAATACACATGAAATATTAGATATATTAAGAAAACATGATGTGAAAGGCACTTTCTACTTAACAGGATATGAGATTGAAAAATATTTAGATGATGCGAGTAAAATAGTGGATGAAGGACACGAAATTGGTAACCATTCTTATTCTCATCAAAGAATGGTTTTTAAATCTCCATCTTTCATTAAAGAGGAAATAGAGAGAACGGATGAATTAATAAGGCAAATCGGTTATGAGGGAGAAATCACTTTCCGTCCGCCTTATGGAAGAAGGTTAGTTTTGCTGCCGTATTATCTATCCATGCAAGACAGGGATACGATTTTTATGAATCTAGAGCCTGAATCTTATCCTGAAGTTGCTGATGATGCTGATGAAATCGTAAACCATGTAGCAGAAAAAATAAAACCTGGTTCAATCATTTTGTTGCATGTCATGTATGAAAGCAGAAGAGAATCTCTCAATTCAGTAGAAGGTGTTATTACTACTTTAAAAGAGGAAGGGTATACATTTGTAACAATTTCAGAACTCTTAGAATATGGACTTTAA
- a CDS encoding HEAT repeat domain-containing protein has protein sequence MSNYEERTDLPANFDELKKSINRTANWRERLDAVEELGNWKARETIELLKYSMAGDSVFKVREAAYRQLLALGENVSKPEPKEEDAVKNTKKILVRIKKSLPKDHSYEEFKEKLKKMRIDVYDTYEGNKGAEFDKWLEQLWSELRTR, from the coding sequence TTGAGTAATTATGAAGAAAGAACAGATTTACCTGCGAATTTTGATGAGCTGAAAAAGTCCATCAACAGAACAGCAAATTGGCGGGAACGACTGGATGCGGTAGAAGAGTTAGGGAACTGGAAAGCAAGAGAGACGATTGAACTGTTGAAATATAGTATGGCAGGTGATTCTGTCTTTAAAGTTCGGGAAGCTGCATACCGTCAGCTTCTGGCCTTAGGAGAAAATGTATCGAAGCCGGAACCTAAGGAAGAAGATGCCGTTAAAAATACAAAAAAGATTCTTGTACGCATAAAAAAGAGCCTTCCTAAGGATCACTCTTATGAAGAATTTAAAGAAAAACTGAAAAAGATGAGAATTGATGTGTATGATACTTATGAAGGAAATAAAGGTGCGGAATTTGATAAGTGGCTTGAGCAGTTGTGGTCTGAATTAAGGACAAGGTAG
- a CDS encoding HAD family phosphatase, protein MIKALIFDCDGLLIDTETVQYHAFCEIYESHGLDLPLDLYVQCVGSSFADFDPYNHLKINSAKNVDLDEMQAELTAKITEAMKKEKLRNGVQEYLETAKEKGLKIGLASSSGREWVLGHLEKFDIIKYFDIIHTREDVEKVKPDPELYNKTLSYLGVNANETIIFEDSLNGLKAAKAAGASCVIVPNKVTAKLPFENHDIKLDSMSDRNLDELIKEVVEVL, encoded by the coding sequence ATGATAAAGGCACTTATATTTGATTGTGATGGCTTATTAATTGATACAGAGACAGTACAGTATCATGCTTTCTGTGAAATTTATGAATCCCATGGACTCGATTTACCGTTAGATTTATATGTTCAGTGTGTTGGGAGTTCGTTTGCTGATTTTGATCCTTATAACCATTTGAAGATAAATTCAGCTAAAAACGTAGACCTTGATGAAATGCAGGCAGAGTTGACTGCCAAAATAACTGAAGCTATGAAAAAAGAAAAATTACGCAATGGTGTACAAGAATACTTAGAAACCGCAAAGGAAAAAGGCTTAAAAATTGGATTAGCTTCGAGTTCCGGCAGAGAGTGGGTATTAGGACATTTAGAGAAATTTGATATCATTAAGTACTTTGACATTATTCACACAAGAGAGGACGTAGAAAAGGTAAAACCTGATCCTGAGCTATACAATAAAACATTATCTTATCTTGGTGTTAATGCAAACGAGACTATTATCTTTGAAGACTCTTTAAACGGCTTAAAGGCAGCAAAAGCAGCTGGTGCTTCCTGTGTCATCGTCCCTAATAAAGTAACAGCTAAGTTACCTTTTGAAAATCATGATATTAAACTAGATTCTATGTCGGATAGAAATTTAGACGAATTAATAAAAGAAGTCGTGGAAGTTTTATAA